One Pectobacterium cacticida genomic window, TCCAATAACGCCGGCATTATGCCATCGTCGTATAGATGAATGAGGCATTAGCGGTAAATCATTCATCAATAGCCGAATAAGTGTGCGAAGAACAGGTTAATACCGGCTCCCCCGATCGCCAACCAGATGAATAGAATCAGCGCCAACACCAGCGGCTTGGTTCCTGCCTGGCGGATGGCGTTAAATCGGGTAGTCAGACCCAGAGCAAGCATCGCTATCATTAATAGCATGTTATCAAGTTGAACGAAGTGTGCGACCAGCGTTGGAGGAAGCAGCGATAAAGAATTAAAGGCCGCGACGACAATAAATCCCAATGCAAACCACGGGAATATCAGTGGAACGGCAGGGGCTGCATCATGTCGGTGTGCCGTCCTTCTTAGAAAGAACCCGAGAATGAGGAGAAAAGGGGCCAGCATCATGACGCGCAGCAGTTTGCTGACCACGGCGATATTTTCTGTCACCTCATTAATTGCATGTCCCGCCGCAACGACCTGCGCAACTTCATGGATTGTTGAGCCCAAATACAGGCCAATGATCTGCGGTGTTACCTCAATCCAATGATGTTGGATATTGAGATAATAGAGCCATGGCGAGAGAAACATCGATGCCGTGCCAAAGATCACCACGGTTGAAACGGCGACGGCAATAGCGTCCCCAGAGGCTTTGGCAACCGGAGCGGTTGCCATTATGGCTGCCGCACCGCAGATGCTATTGCCTGCCCCGATAAGGATCACCGTGTCGGTGCCGAGTTGTAGCCAGCGCTTACCGACCCAACAGGCGAGTAAAAACGTCAATACGAGAAGGGTAAGATCGACGGCGATACCGAGAAAGCCGATGGAAGCAACCTGCTGAAAGCTAAGTCGAAATCCATAAAGTATGATTCCCCAACGCAGTAAATATTGTTTGGCCCACTGCACACCGGGATCGCATAAAGGATGAATACGCGCATAAACGCTATTTCCCAATACGATTCCTACCAGGATCGCTAATGTCAGTGAGCCGAGTCCCCATTGGGTGATTTTAGGAATCTTTGCCAGCCAGAGAAGTGAGAAAGTGATTAAACTTACGAGTAACAGACCAGGTAAACGTGCTTTCGTTTTATCGGGCACGACCAGCACACGTAATGCGGTAAGAAGAGCCATAGTGGGCACCTATTCTGTGAGTACCGAATAAGGCGCAAGCTTATAATCCGCGGGATTAAAAGAGAAATTGATTATATATTTATAACCTATAGGTATTTCAGATAAAGAGCGCACTATGCATATCACATTACGTCAATTGGAAGTCTTTGCCGAAGTTCTTAAAAGTGGTTCAACGACACAGGCCTCCGTAGTGCTTTCCCTGTCTCAGTCAGCTGTCAGTGCCGCACTGGCGGATCTAGAAGGGCAGTTAGGTGTTCAACTCTTTGATCGTGTGGGCAAACGTTTGGTGGTGAATGAACATGGCCGCCTGTTATATCCCAAAGCTTTGGCGCTGCTTGAACAGTCGGCAGAAATTGAGCGACTCTTTCAGAAAGATAACGGCGCACTGCGAATTTATGCCAGTAGTACGATAGGTAACTACCTATTGCCTGCGATGATTGCCCGTTTTCGCTATGATTATCCCGATATTCCTCTAGAGTTACATGTCGGTAATACGAGAAATGTGATCGCTCGAGTGTCTGAATTCAGTGTTGACGTGGGCTTGATTGAAGGGCCTTGTCACCACCCTGATTTGGTTACGCAACCGTGGTTGGAAGATGAACTCGTCGTTTTCTGTTCTCCCGAACATCCCCTTAGCCGAGGTACTGTATCATTAGCGGCGTTGGCGGATGCGCATTGGATCCTGCGTGAACCAGGTTCAGGGACGCGCGAAGTGCTGGATCATCTGCTATTGACGCATTTATCACATTTTCATCTGATTATGGAACTGGGTAACTCGGAAGCGATTAAGCATGCCGTGCGCCACGGAATTGGTATCAGTTGTCTGTCACGGCATGTGATTGCGGAACAACTATCGTCAGGTTCGCTGGTAGAACTGAAGGTGCCATTGCCTAAACTTACAAGGACGCTGTATCTGGTACACCATCGACAGAAGCATCTTTCCAATGTGTTAAGGCGTTTCCTGAGTTATTGCTGTGAAATGCCATAGCGAAAAGATTTCCTGCTGCTAATGATAGGGCGTGAGTTATTAAGCTCTCTTATAATTCGACGATCTTAATTATTCGCTACCATGCGATTTGCTACAATCCGGCCTCGATTTTTAGCACGAGCACGCAGGATAACCATGGCTCAGCACGATATTCAACCAACCCATCAGGGCACACCGACCCTACGCCGTGAACTCAAAGCACGGCATTTAACCATGATCGCCATTGGCGGATCGATTGGCACCGGCTTATTTGTCGCGTCCGGTGCGACAGTCTCACAGGCTGGCCCCGGAGGGGCGCTTCTGTCTTATGCCTTGATTGGGCTGATGGTCTATTTTCTCATGACAAGCCTGGGCGAACTGGCGGCGTTTATGCCGGTGTCTGGGTCATTTTCAACCTACGGCTCCCGCTATGTGGATGAAGGTTTCGGCTTCGCGTTGGGTTGGAACTATTGGTACAACTGGGCAGTGACTATTGCAGTAGATCTTGTCGCCGCGCAATTGGTGATGGGATATTGGTTCCCTGACGTTTCCGGTTGGGTTTGGAGCGCGCTGTTTTTAGCGCTAATGTTCCTGCTTAACTATATTTCAGTGAAAGGTTTTGGCGAAGCTGAATACTGGTTCTCACTGATTAAAGTGACGACGGTGATTATTTTTATTGTCGTTGGCGTGATGATGATCACGGGTATCATGAGCGGCGCGGATAATGCGGGTTTTCATAATTGGGAAATTGGCGATGCGCCGTTTGCCGGGGGCTTTTCTGCGATGATTGGGGTCGCCATGATCGTCGGTTTCTCTTTTCAAGGAACCGAACTGATTGGTGTCGCGGCGGGTGAATCCCAAGATCCAGGGAAAAACATTCCCCGCGCTATTCGTCAGATTTTCTGGCGTATTTTGCTGTTTTATATCTTCGCGATTCTGATTATTAGTTTAATCATTCCTTATACCGATCCCAACCTGCTGCGTAACGATGTTAAAGATATTACGGTAAGCCCATTCACGCTGGTGTTTGAAAACGCGGGCCTACTGTCTGCCGCGGCGGTCATGAATGCCGTCATTCTGACGGCAGTGCTGTCGGCGGGCAATTCGGGAATGTATGCTTCTACGCGCATGCTGTTTACGCTGGCAGCAGAAGGCAAAGCGCCGCGTATTTTCGCCAAGCTGTCAAAAGGCGGCGTGCCACGTAATGCGTTGTATGCCACTACCGTGGTGGCGGCACTGTGTTTTCTTTCTTCTTTATATGGCAACCAAACGGTTTACCTGTGGCTACTGAATACCTCTGGTATGACAGGTTTTATCGCCTGGTTGGGGATCGCCATCAGCCATTACCGTTTCCGTCGTGGTTATGTCATGCAAGGCCATGACCTGAGCCGCCTGCCTTATCAATCGAGTTTCTTCCCGCTGGGGCCAATCTTCGCGTTTGTACTTTGCCTTATCATCACGCTGGGGCAGAATTATCAAGCGTTTCTGGAAGATAAAATCGACTGGTACGGCGTGACGGCGACGTACATCGGCATTCCGTTATTCCTGCTGATTTGGTTCGGCTATAAGCTGTATCGTGGAACGCGCTTCATCAAGTATCAAGAGATGACATTCCCAGATCACCAAGACTAACCGCAAACGCAAGGTTAACGGGCGACTCCCTGGCGGGTGTCGCCCTTTTTTTATGTGGATTTGGTGATAAACGCCGCTTAACGATCGGGCGTACCCTTCCGCCGATGGAGGTCGAGCCTATCCTGGTCGCTCTACTTGGCGCAGTCAGTTTGGTCGCGGACCGCGCAGAAACCGGAGCCTAACGGAGTTGGTGAGGATTTCGAGCACTGCTCAAGACCAAAATGGCAAGTAAAGTCGCTCAAGTGGATAGGGGCTAACGACGGCCCTGACATATTCGGTACTTTTCATTAGCCAATATAGAAGCTAGATAAACTTATTTTTTTTGTGATATTTCTTAATATCAACGTTGGTAATACCGATCGTCGATATTAATTATATTAGGTATTGTTAATTGCCTTAATGCTGACTACGCTTCACGTTACGGAGTGATGGATTTCCGATGAGGCAGGAAGTGTAACGTTATTAATACGTTCGTTGTCTTGTGTCATACAGAGAATTTATTCATTATTTTTGTATGAGAATACCTGTCGTGATTTCCGACTGCGGAACCGTAATGTCTATAATCGGAAATCAGTGTATGAATAGCAACCAGGGCACGATGATGTTAAAGATTACTTTTTTGGACAAAGGCTCATTGCCAGAAACCATTTTTATGAAAAAAACCAGCTTTAGGCGCCCACAGTGCCGCCATGAATGGATCGAGTACAGCTATACCGCTCCTGAACAAGTGATCTCCCGAGCGCAAGATACCGATGTTATCATCACTAATAAGGCGCTTTTAACACGAGACACTCTGGCGGCATTGCCTGCACTCAAGTTGATCGCTGTTGCAGCAACAGGGACTGATAATATCGATCTTGACGCGGCGCAGGAGCGAGGCATCACGGTCAAGAATGTACCGGGTTATTCAACGCAGGCCGTATCAGAGCATGTGATAGCCATGATTTTCGCGCTAAAGCATAGTTTAATGGCGTGGTATCGCGATCAATTGGGCGACCGCTGGGCTAGTCAGTCACAATTTAGCTATTTTGATCACCCTGTAAAAGATATTGCAGGTTCAACACTGGGTGTCATTGGTGCAGGAACCATTGGGCAGGAAGTCGCACGTTTGGCTCAGGCGCTGGGTATGAAGGTAATTTTCGCCGAGCACCGCGGCATTGTGCAGTGTCGAACAGGCTATCTGCCCTTTGAGGAAGTGTTACGTTTAGCTGATGTTATCTCCCTCAATTGCCCTCTCAATGCGAGCACGCGGCATTTGATTAATGCAGAAACGCTTGCGTTGTGTAAGCCCACCGCGTTTATTATCAACACCGCCAGAGGCGGGCTGATCGATGAAAGTGCGTTGGCGACGGCTCTACGCCAGCGTGTTATTGCCGGTGCCGCGCTAGACTGCCTAACCGAAGAACCTCCCCAAAAAGATAACCCCTTAATGATCGCCGCGAAAACCCTGCCGAATCTTCTGATTACGCCGCATATCGCCTGGACTTCCGCCTCATCACTGCAATTACTGATGGAAAAAACGATTGAAAATATTGATGAGTACGCTCAGAGAAATGGCTATAAATAGAAGGTAAATTGATTTGGGCGGGTAGCCCGGCAGAGAAAATAGGCTATTCATCAATTTTTTAATTAATGATGAAAATCGAACGCATTATCGCAGAAATTCTTTCGCTGACGGTTATTTGTTCACCGTCTACGGAAAATGAATGTGATTTCAAGCATGAATGAGGTCGATGAAAAAACGTTATTTTCTGTGATTATTCTTATTTTACTTGTCATTATGAACGGCACGCTTCATCTATTAATGATAACGAAAGTAAATAATAAATAAGATGGAATAGTTCAGCGCCTAGCGCTGTCGTAAACATCATACCTTGCGCCAATGGCGTCCGGAGAGTGTACCAGCATGCACATAATGACCGTTCGCGTACCGGTTAGCCCTGCCAACGGTTTCTCTTTTCTGGTGTTGCCGCCAATTGCCAGAAGGAAGAGGCGGAGCGTTGTCTCCGCCTCTACTTTATTGGGTTTTCTCGCAAGGGAATGAGTTCTTGATAAAGCGGGTGTAGTAGCGGTACTTCGTCGCACTGGCCATCAGCTCTTCATAAATCATGCGCGCAACGCCGCTATAAAGATAGATGCTTCCATTAAGCAATTCGACCTCTAACTGACTTTTCTCGGCATCATATCCCACGGCATACAACTCTGTTGATGAAACGCGTTTTCTCTGCAAAATGTATTACTCCCAACACGTTAATATCGCTTCCTGACGATATACCACTTTTCCGGCCTGCTCGCCAGATTGTGTTATGTCTTGATATAAAACAGCAGAATATCCTTATATGGCCGAGAGTAATTAGTAAACGCTCACAGAATGCCTGACTTGTCACCGTTTGCCGAGTGGTTGCTCATATCAGCGTCTCACCCCCAGGTAAAGAGCGCGATACTGCACGCGCTACCGACATCATTCAAATAAATACCGGGCGTGGAAGCGCAGATGATCTTCGATAAAACTGGCAATGAAGAAGTAGCTATGGTCATAGCCAGATTGTATCCGTAGCGTAAGTGGCCACGCATGCTGTTTAGCCAGCGCTTCTAATTTTGCCGGTTGCAACTGGTCGGGCAGGAACTGATCGCCATCACCCTGATCGATCAGTATAGGCAATGTCTTCTGGCTCGTGGTCAGTAAGTGGCAACTGTCGTATTGCAACCACTGTGTTTCATCTTCGCCAAGATAGGCGGTAAATGCCTTACGTCCCCACGGCACCTGGCTCGGGTTAACAATGGGAGCAAACGCCGATGCAGACAGGTAGTGCTCAGGATTACGCAATGCCAACATCAGCGCACCATGCCCGCCCATTGAATGACCACTGATGGATTGACGATGGTTCACCTTGAAATGCTGCTTGATCAGATTGGGTAATTCGGTGTTGATATAGTCATACATCTGGTAGTGTGCTGCCCAAGGGGCTTGCGTGGCATTGACATAAAACCCGGCACCCTGTCCCAAATCATACGCATCATCGTCGGCAACGCCCTCGCCGCGAGGACTGGTGTCCGGCATCACCAGTACCAGACCCAGTTCGGCAGCCACGCGTTGGGCGCCGGCCTTAGTGGTAAAATTCTCGTCGTTACAGGTTAACCCTGACAGCCAGTAAAGTACGGGCGGCGGCGTATCATTCTGTGTCGGCGGCAGATAAATGCTAAATGTCATGGTGCTGTTTAGCGTTTCAGATCGATGACGGTAGCGTTGTTGCCAGCCGCCAAACATACGGTGTTCTTCCAATAGTTCCAATGGTGAGTTCATCGCGTTACAGGCTCCTGTTAATTCATGAGAATGGGCATTAGCCGAAAAGTATTCAGGATAAGAGGTTGCCCCCGTACCTTAATTTGCATGTCGTGTTGATCTTGTTTTGCCATCGGTGCAGAGTCATTGCCGATGGCAAGTCATTACTTGTCAAAAATACCTACTTCAAACTTACAGGGACGTTTGTTCAATAATCAATTTCTTAAGCGCCTCAACATTAGGGCCGAAAGCGCCACGCCGCCAGACGAGCCATGTGGTGACGTCCGCGATATCGGCGGGTAATTCGTGAACCTGAACGCGTGCGCCCGCAGGCAATGATGCAAGGACGGCATAGGGCAACACCGCAATGCCGGCACCGCAGGCGACACTGGCAAGCATGGCATGATACGACGGTATTTCAACAACGTTGTCTGGTACTACGCCACTTTGGTGAAACCAGTTTTCAATGCGCTTTCGATAAGCACTTCCAGGGCCAAAGGCAAATAAGGTCTGGTGGCTGGCATCTTGTGCGTAGCGAATCGGCGCAAATCTGGGATCGGATATCAGCACCAGTCGCTCCGTAAAACAGGCACAGCCATTCAGTTCATCGTAGACAGCAGGACCGTTAACGAATGCGGCTGCGAGCGTGCCTGCGCGCACGCGCTCGATAATGTCTAAGGATGTCCCAGTCGTGAGAGACAGCGAGACAGTCGGGTAGCGTTGATGATAATCCCCTAATAGCGCAGGCAACCGGGTTGCGGCCGTACTTTCTATTGCGCCTAACGCGAAATTGCCCGCAGGTTCGCCGGTGTGCATCATGCCGATGGCTTCCTCGCTGAGTGCCAGAATACGTTGGGCATAGCATAGAAAATTGTGGCCAATCGGCGATAAACGCAGACGTTGTTTCTCGCGGATAAACAGGTCTGACCCTAGCTCCTGTTCTAACTGGCGTAACCGCGTGGTGAGATTTGACGGCACACGATGAAGTTGCTCTGCGGCGCGTGCCACTGAACCGGTTTCGGCAACGAGACAAAACATGCGCAGTTGAGTCAAATCCATAAATTGCTCTTTTTGTGAATAACTATTGTGTTCTTATTCATTTTTCGTGAATTGTAGCCGCGTGTCCGATCTTTCGCAAGTGGCCAACCTTGCCCAGAGGTGCAGATAGCAATATACAATCGCTGGATAATCGTGACCGTCTCAACTAGAGTGTTGGCGGCGCTAGGGTTTGGCCAGAGCATGACCGTGCAATAGTAGAGTTACACCTGCAGGAGAAAAATAATGTCATCACTAAGTAAAGAAGCCGTTATGGTGCATGAAGCACTGTTGGCACGCGGCTTGGAAACGCCGTTGCGCGGCGCGTTATTGGATCGGGATACGCGTAAGCAGCGGATCGCCGAGCATATGACGGAAATTATGAATCTGTTAAGCCTCGATCTGGGTGATGACAGTCTGGCCGAAACGCCCGTGCGTATCGCTAAAATGTACGTAGATGAGATATTCTCCGGCCTGGACTATGCCAATTTTCCCAAAATCACCATCATTGAGAACAAAATGAAGGTGGATGAAATGGTTACCGTGCGCGATATCACGCTAACCAGCACCTGTGAGCACCATTTCGTGACGATCGATGGTAAAGCGACCGTGGCCTATATTCCAAAAGATGGCGTCATCGGATTGTCGAAAATCAACAGAATCGTCCAATTTTTCTCACAGCGTCCTCAGGTACAGGAACGCTTAACGCAGCAAATTCTGGTCGCGCTGCAAACGCTGTTAGGGACGAACAACGTCGCCGTGTCGATTGATGCGGTGCATTATTGCGTGAAGGCTCGCGGTATTCGGGATGCAACCAGCGCCACAACGACGACATCGCTCGGCGGCTTGTTTAAATCCAGCCAGAATACGCGTCAGGAATTCTTACGTGCCGTACGCCACCCCCATTGAACCTCGCTAACCAGCGATGATTTGACAATGTAACCGATATGTCTTCTCCTCATTCGCTCTCATCACCGCCTCCATCTGCGCGGATCGCCACGCTGGATTTTGCGCGTGGCGCCGCTATTTTAGGCATTCTACTGCTGAATATTACGGCATTTGGTTTGCCCCATGCGGCATACTTGAACCCTGCATGGCAAGGTGCGCCCACACTCTCGGATGCCGTAACCTGGGCAGTGATGGATCTGCTGGCACAGGCAAAATTTTTGACGCTGTTTGCGCTTCTTTTCGGCGCAGGGTTGCAGCTTTTGCTGCCGCGAGGGACGCGTTGGTTACGAGCGCGGCTGTTCTGGTTGATGATCATCGGGTTCATTCACGCTATTTTCCTATGGGATGGCGACATCTTGCTCGATTATGCAGTAATTGGTCTAGTGTGCGCGGGTATGATTCGCCAGGCGGACAGTAGCCATGTGCTTATGCGGATGGGCGGACTTCTGTATCTGGTTGGAATTGGCGTGTTGTTCGTATTAAGCCAGATCCTTAGCCTACAACCGGGGCGATTTTGGTTGCCTGATATCGCGGATATAGCTGATGAAGCGAATTGGCGGGCGCTAGGAGGGCCAGCAGCCTGGGAGAATCGACTCGATTTGTTGACGGACAGTTTATTGTCGCTGGGTGTGCAGTATGGTTGGTTGCTGGCGGGGTCAATGCTCTTCGGCGCCGGTTTGATGCGTAGCGGCTGGTTGAAAGGCGAATGCAGCACGGCACACTACCGTAAGGTGGCGTTATGGCTAATTCCCCTCGGTATGGCGATTAACAGCATTGGTGTGGCAGGGCAGTGGCTAGTGGGGTGGGAATATCGCTGGAGTGGGCTGTTATTACAGATCCCTCGCGAGCTGAGTTCACCGCTACAGGCGATAGGTTATCTGGCGCTGTGCTATGGCTTTTGGCCAACGTTGAGCCGCTGGCGCATCGCGAGCTGGATTACAGATGTTGGCCGTATGGCGCTAAGCAACTATTTACTGCAAACGCTGATTTGCGTGTTCCTGTTTAACCAACTTGGCCTATTTATGGTGTTCGATCGCCTGCAACTGCTGGCGCTGGTTCCTGCCATATGGATCGTCAATCTGATCGTGTCCCATTATTGGCTGCGTGCTTTCCACCAGGGGCCGTTAGAATGGCTATGGCGCAGGCTGACCGACGCGCTAGGGAAATCGGCGTAGAAATACGCTACGGCGTGGCGTGTATATCGTGTGCTTCGGATGGCGTCTCAGCTTTTGCTGCCCGATTGGGTTTTGCCTGATGGACTGGCAGGGACAGTGCCTGCTTTGGCAGGACAGCCGGATAATCGGGAGTTCCCTCTGGGATGGTGTGCTCCGCAGGGATCGGCACCAACGGCCCTAAAAAGCGCGGCTCTCGTTTAAGGATATAGAGATCGAACAGGGCACCCAGACGTGCGCCAAATTCACGTATTCGCACGGTCATCATGTCTTTGGGCGAAGGTACGGCATAACATTGCGCCTGAATGCCAAGATGCAATGCAATGAATAGAGCACGTTCACAATGAAAGCGTTGGGTGATGATGGTGAAATCGTTGGTATCAAACACTTTACGTGTTCTGACAATCGAATCCAGCGTGCGAAACCCGGCATAGTCAAGCACGATATCGGAAGGGGAAACGCCCGCAGCGATTAAATCGCGCCGCATGGTCATCGGTTCGTTGTAACTTTGTAGTGCGTTGTCACCACTGAGCAACAAATAACTCACTTTACCGCTGTTATAGGCGTTGAGCGCCCCCTGCATACGGAAGCGATAATATTGATTGATGACGCCGGTTCGGTAGTATTTCGCGGTGCCTAATACGACGCCGACCTGGCGTTTCGGTAAGGTCTGGATGTCATCATAAATAAACGGCGCGGTCTCCCAACTGATCCAACGATCAAAGGCAAAAGCAGTGAATAGCGGCACGCTAATAAGGGCTAACAAACCAAATGTCAGGCGTTTCCACATGCTTATGTCTCGAATATGGCGAGTTAAGTTACCGTGCCTCAAGGCTACTTTACCTGAGAAGGGGACGCAAGGCACAGGCGAAGCGCGGTGGGGGTATTGCTTGATTTTTCTGCGGTTGGGCCAAAGAAACCTGAAACGAAGCGCCAGTCTTTTGGGCAAAAAACTGGCGTATGAGAGGGTTAAATCCGGCTCCCCCAAAGATCATACTCGTCTGCGTATTCAATTTTTACGTTGACGATATCACCGACGCTCACCCCCGTCTCACCGTTCAGATAAACCGTGCCGTCTATCTCTGGCGCATCCGCCATACTGCGGCCAATGGCTCCTTCTCCATCAACTTCATCGATCAGCACAAGCAGGTTACGGCCAATTTTATCCTGTAATCGTTGGGCAGAGATGGCTTGCTGAAGTTGCATAAAGCGGTGAAAACGCGTTTCTTTAACGTCTTCCGGCACCTGATCGGGTAATGCGTTAGCCGCTGCGCCCTCAACCGGACTGAATTTGAAACAGCCAACGCGGTCAAGTTTAGCCTCCTTCAGGAAGTCGAGCAGCATCTGAAAATCGTCTTCTGTCTCGCCGGGAAAGCCGACAATAAAGGTCGAGCGTAGCGTCAATTCTGGGCAAATTTCACGCCAGCGTTTAATGCGTTCCAGCGTTTTGTCTACCGCGCCTGGGCGCTTCATCAGTTTAAGAATTTTTGGGCTGGCGTGCTGGAGAGGAATGTCCAGATAAGGCAGGATTTTGCCTTCCGCCATGAGCGGAATCACGTCGTCAACATGCGGGTAAGGGTAGACATAGTGCAGGCGAACCCACACCCCCAGCGACGCTAATTGTTCACACAGGCTTACCATGCTGGTCTTGACCGGTTGACCATTCCAGAAACCGATACGCTGCTTCACATCGGCGCCATATGCGGATGTATCTTGTGAGATTACCAGCAGCTCTTTAACGCCAGCATCAACCAAACGTTTCGCTTCATCCAGCACCGAGCCGATTGGCCGACTATCAAGATCGCCGCGCATGGAAGGGATGATGCAAAACGTACAGCGATGGTTACAGCCTTCTGAAATTTTCAGATAGGCGTAATGCCGCGGTGTCAGTTTCACGCCTTGTGCGGGAACTAAACTCGTAAAGGGATTATGTACCGGCTTTGGGACATACCGATGTACGTGCGCTAGCACTTGCTCGTAGCTGTGCGGCCCGGTAATTTCCAGAACCTTGGGGTGAACTTCGCGGATTTGGTTTTCTTTGGCGCCCAAACAGCCCGTTACGATAACTTTTCCGTTCTCATTCAGCGCTTCGCCGATGGCTTCCAGCGACTCTTGAACCGCGCTGTCAATAAAACCGCAGGTATTGACGATCACCAGTTCAGCATCATCATAACGAGGGACAACCTGATAGCCTTCAGTACGCAGTTCGGTCAAGATTCTCTCGGAGTCGACGAGATTTTTCGGGCAGCCGAGGGAAACAAAGCCAATACGGGAGTGTTGCATATTATTTGCTCACAAGATAAACAGAAAATAAAAACCGGAGGATTCTACACCATTGGTGATTATCCTTATAGTCAGTGGCGTGAAACGTCGCATTTTAGCGCCGTGGCGATGCGGTTCTACAGCGGGTTTCTTCAATAAATGTAAACCTCGTTGCGTTTTTTTGTACAAACACCGCCTGCCGCCTAAATTTATAGGACTTTTGTTGGATGGAGACAACGTTATGTTCTATTCCCCGATGCCTCGCAATGCAGTTTCATATGCCTTATTTCGACGATTTTCTACTGTTCTTTATGGGTTACTGCTTAGTATGACGCTGCTGTTTTCCTGCTCATTATTCGCTGCTGAACCGAAGGTGACAGAATTACAAGATAAACTGGATCACCCGTGGTCATTAGCGTTTTTACCGGATAATCAGGGCATTCTGATTACAGAACGCGTCGGGAATTTGCGTCTATGGAAAGCGGGCAGCGCGCTATCTGCGCCGATTGCCGGAGTACCGAAGGTCTTCGCTAAATCTCAGGGGGGATTGCTGGAGGTCGCGTTATCGCCCGATTTTGCACAGAATCGGCGTATCTACCTGAGTTTCGCCGAAGAGGGTAGCGATGGAAAAGCGGGAACCGCTGTCGGCTACGGAAAACTCTCCGAAGACAACCAGCGTTTAGAGAATTTCACGGTTTTCTTCCGTCAGGAACCGAAATTGTCGACGGGTAACCACTTCGGCGGTAAGTTGGCTTTTGATCGTCAAGGATTCCTGTTTATCGCGCTGGGTGAAAATAATGTGCGCCCGAGCGCACAGGATCTGGATAAATTACAGGGCAAAATTGTGCGCCTGACCGCCGAGGGCCAGGTGCCGCCCGATAATCCCTTCATAAATACCCCCGGCGCACGGCCGGAAATCTGGTCCTACGGTCATCGTAATCCGCAGGGATTGGTGATTAACCCCTGGTCTGGCGCGCTGTGGGAACATGAGCATGGACCAAAAGGCGGCGATGAAATCAACATCCCACAAGCGGGTGAAAATTATGGCTGGCCGTTGGCAACGCATGGCATTAACTATTCCGGGTTAAAGATCCCTGAATCACAGGGTAAAGAGGTCGCTGGCATGGTAAATCCCGATTTCTATTGGGAGAAATCACCGGGCATCAGCGGCATGGCCTTTTATAACAGCGATCGCTTTCCGCAGTGGAAAAATTCGCTCTTCATCGGTGCGTTGGCTGAGAAAAACCTGATTCGTCTGACGCTGGAAGGTGACAACGTTGTGTCACAAGAGCGCTTGCTGGACGATCGCGGAGAACGAATCCGTGAAGTAAGGC contains:
- the folE gene encoding GTP cyclohydrolase I FolE gives rise to the protein MSSLSKEAVMVHEALLARGLETPLRGALLDRDTRKQRIAEHMTEIMNLLSLDLGDDSLAETPVRIAKMYVDEIFSGLDYANFPKITIIENKMKVDEMVTVRDITLTSTCEHHFVTIDGKATVAYIPKDGVIGLSKINRIVQFFSQRPQVQERLTQQILVALQTLLGTNNVAVSIDAVHYCVKARGIRDATSATTTTSLGGLFKSSQNTRQEFLRAVRHPH
- the yeiB gene encoding DUF418 domain-containing protein YeiB — its product is MSSPHSLSSPPPSARIATLDFARGAAILGILLLNITAFGLPHAAYLNPAWQGAPTLSDAVTWAVMDLLAQAKFLTLFALLFGAGLQLLLPRGTRWLRARLFWLMIIGFIHAIFLWDGDILLDYAVIGLVCAGMIRQADSSHVLMRMGGLLYLVGIGVLFVLSQILSLQPGRFWLPDIADIADEANWRALGGPAAWENRLDLLTDSLLSLGVQYGWLLAGSMLFGAGLMRSGWLKGECSTAHYRKVALWLIPLGMAINSIGVAGQWLVGWEYRWSGLLLQIPRELSSPLQAIGYLALCYGFWPTLSRWRIASWITDVGRMALSNYLLQTLICVFLFNQLGLFMVFDRLQLLALVPAIWIVNLIVSHYWLRAFHQGPLEWLWRRLTDALGKSA
- the rimO gene encoding 30S ribosomal protein S12 methylthiotransferase RimO, which translates into the protein MQHSRIGFVSLGCPKNLVDSERILTELRTEGYQVVPRYDDAELVIVNTCGFIDSAVQESLEAIGEALNENGKVIVTGCLGAKENQIREVHPKVLEITGPHSYEQVLAHVHRYVPKPVHNPFTSLVPAQGVKLTPRHYAYLKISEGCNHRCTFCIIPSMRGDLDSRPIGSVLDEAKRLVDAGVKELLVISQDTSAYGADVKQRIGFWNGQPVKTSMVSLCEQLASLGVWVRLHYVYPYPHVDDVIPLMAEGKILPYLDIPLQHASPKILKLMKRPGAVDKTLERIKRWREICPELTLRSTFIVGFPGETEDDFQMLLDFLKEAKLDRVGCFKFSPVEGAAANALPDQVPEDVKETRFHRFMQLQQAISAQRLQDKIGRNLLVLIDEVDGEGAIGRSMADAPEIDGTVYLNGETGVSVGDIVNVKIEYADEYDLWGSRI
- a CDS encoding PQQ-dependent sugar dehydrogenase, which gives rise to MFYSPMPRNAVSYALFRRFSTVLYGLLLSMTLLFSCSLFAAEPKVTELQDKLDHPWSLAFLPDNQGILITERVGNLRLWKAGSALSAPIAGVPKVFAKSQGGLLEVALSPDFAQNRRIYLSFAEEGSDGKAGTAVGYGKLSEDNQRLENFTVFFRQEPKLSTGNHFGGKLAFDRQGFLFIALGENNVRPSAQDLDKLQGKIVRLTAEGQVPPDNPFINTPGARPEIWSYGHRNPQGLVINPWSGALWEHEHGPKGGDEINIPQAGENYGWPLATHGINYSGLKIPESQGKEVAGMVNPDFYWEKSPGISGMAFYNSDRFPQWKNSLFIGALAEKNLIRLTLEGDNVVSQERLLDDRGERIREVRLGPDGYLYLLTDHDNGKLLKVGLE
- the ptrR gene encoding putrescine utilization regulator PtrR; this encodes MDLTQLRMFCLVAETGSVARAAEQLHRVPSNLTTRLRQLEQELGSDLFIREKQRLRLSPIGHNFLCYAQRILALSEEAIGMMHTGEPAGNFALGAIESTAATRLPALLGDYHQRYPTVSLSLTTGTSLDIIERVRAGTLAAAFVNGPAVYDELNGCACFTERLVLISDPRFAPIRYAQDASHQTLFAFGPGSAYRKRIENWFHQSGVVPDNVVEIPSYHAMLASVACGAGIAVLPYAVLASLPAGARVQVHELPADIADVTTWLVWRRGAFGPNVEALKKLIIEQTSL
- the sanA gene encoding outer membrane permeability protein SanA → MWKRLTFGLLALISVPLFTAFAFDRWISWETAPFIYDDIQTLPKRQVGVVLGTAKYYRTGVINQYYRFRMQGALNAYNSGKVSYLLLSGDNALQSYNEPMTMRRDLIAAGVSPSDIVLDYAGFRTLDSIVRTRKVFDTNDFTIITQRFHCERALFIALHLGIQAQCYAVPSPKDMMTVRIREFGARLGALFDLYILKREPRFLGPLVPIPAEHTIPEGTPDYPAVLPKQALSLPVHQAKPNRAAKAETPSEAHDIHATP